One window of the Chryseobacterium camelliae genome contains the following:
- a CDS encoding TatD family hydrolase, with amino-acid sequence MIDTHTHLYAEEFDDDRKEAIQRALDKGITKFYLPAIDSASHEKMLELEAEYPGDVYAMMGLHPCYVKPESWEAELETVKNYLDSRTFPAIGEIGIDLYWDKTTLDIQIQAFEKQIDWAIEMDLPIVIHTRESFDETFEVLERKKHPRLRGIFHCFSGTLEQAKHAIDLNFILGIGGVVTFKNGKIDQFLHEVPLEKIVLETDSPYLAPVPHRGKRNESSYLDLVAGKLVNIYGKDFSEIDRITTENAMKIFNTQR; translated from the coding sequence ATGATTGATACACATACGCATTTATATGCAGAAGAATTTGATGACGATCGGAAAGAAGCCATTCAGAGGGCTTTAGACAAAGGAATTACAAAATTTTACCTGCCCGCGATAGATTCCGCATCCCACGAAAAGATGCTGGAACTGGAAGCGGAATATCCAGGAGATGTTTACGCGATGATGGGGCTGCATCCCTGCTACGTTAAGCCTGAAAGCTGGGAGGCAGAACTGGAAACGGTTAAAAATTATCTGGACAGCAGGACTTTTCCGGCTATCGGTGAGATCGGTATCGACCTGTATTGGGATAAAACTACGCTGGACATCCAGATTCAAGCCTTTGAAAAGCAGATCGACTGGGCCATAGAAATGGATCTTCCGATTGTGATCCATACCCGGGAAAGCTTTGATGAGACGTTCGAAGTCCTGGAAAGAAAAAAGCATCCCAGACTGAGGGGAATCTTCCATTGTTTTTCCGGAACGCTGGAACAGGCAAAGCATGCCATCGACCTTAATTTTATCCTGGGAATCGGTGGGGTAGTTACGTTTAAAAACGGTAAGATCGATCAGTTCCTGCATGAAGTCCCGCTGGAGAAAATCGTCCTGGAAACAGATTCTCCGTATCTTGCTCCGGTACCGCACAGGGGGAAAAGAAACGAAAGCAGTTACCTGGATCTCGTTGCCGGGAAGCTGGTGAACATTTACGGGAAGGACTTTTCGGAAATTGACAGGATCACTACAGAAAACGCAATGAAAATATTTAATACGCAAAGATGA
- a CDS encoding DUF4269 domain-containing protein, with protein sequence MIDFTAIDYLKEGNEIQRKAYEVLTRYRIFEKLKAYSPVLAGTIPIGIDVEGSDLDIICQVDLTYEEDFLDKLMFKKIFPPDVEIAVEKMMVNGEASIILNFMLDGFPVEIFGQDIPSVQQNAYRHMLAEYRILKEKGDGFKQEIIQLKRKGVKTEPAFGLLLGLEDPYEDLLK encoded by the coding sequence ATGATTGATTTTACAGCCATTGATTATCTGAAGGAAGGAAACGAAATACAGAGAAAGGCTTATGAGGTGCTCACCAGATACCGGATTTTTGAAAAACTGAAAGCGTATTCACCGGTGCTGGCCGGAACTATACCTATCGGGATCGATGTGGAAGGAAGCGATCTGGATATTATCTGTCAGGTAGATCTTACCTATGAAGAAGATTTTTTAGATAAGCTGATGTTTAAAAAGATCTTTCCGCCGGATGTGGAAATTGCTGTTGAGAAGATGATGGTCAACGGGGAGGCATCCATTATTCTGAACTTTATGCTGGACGGTTTCCCGGTTGAAATTTTCGGACAGGATATACCGTCGGTTCAGCAGAATGCGTACCGTCATATGCTCGCTGAATACCGCATTTTAAAAGAAAAAGGAGACGGTTTTAAACAGGAAATAATACAACTGAAAAGGAAGGGCGTCAAAACGGAGCCTGCCTTCGGTCTTTTGCTGGGATTGGAAGATCCTTACGAAGACCTGCTAAAATGA
- a CDS encoding GSCFA domain-containing protein has protein sequence MKFRTEVELRESQKKIQVEDKIFSIGSCFASEMSDLFRQGQLQTLSNPFGTVFNPFSIANAVKRLHDSEFYTEEELILFNEEYISLDHHTGFDSRYIHQTLDKINHHIADGNQFLQETRWVIITYGTSFIYEFLPKQKLVANCHKIPQKFFEKRLLTHQEITDAIYNTVLNLDDICKDDVQILFTVSPVRHTKDGMTENQLSKSKLIASVHETIEQFDNCHYLPVYEIMMDDLRDYRFYKDDMIHPSVQAVLYIFEKFGSAWFAENTKTFIRENFSINKALAHTTADEKDPKYIEFREKLNLRIEQQQKKVKYKIFP, from the coding sequence ATGAAATTCCGTACCGAAGTAGAGCTCAGGGAATCGCAGAAGAAGATTCAGGTTGAAGATAAAATATTTTCGATCGGTTCCTGCTTTGCTTCGGAAATGTCGGACCTGTTCCGCCAGGGTCAGCTGCAGACGCTCAGCAATCCTTTCGGGACGGTCTTTAATCCGTTTTCGATTGCCAATGCGGTCAAGCGGCTTCACGATTCTGAGTTTTATACGGAAGAGGAACTCATTCTTTTTAACGAAGAATACATCTCGCTGGATCACCATACAGGTTTCGACAGCCGGTATATCCATCAGACGCTGGATAAGATCAATCATCATATTGCCGATGGAAACCAGTTCCTGCAGGAAACACGCTGGGTAATCATCACCTATGGGACTTCGTTTATTTATGAATTCCTGCCTAAGCAGAAGCTGGTCGCCAATTGCCACAAGATTCCTCAGAAATTCTTTGAAAAGAGGTTGCTGACCCATCAGGAAATTACTGATGCCATTTATAATACGGTCTTAAACCTGGACGACATCTGTAAAGATGATGTGCAGATCCTGTTTACCGTATCCCCGGTGCGCCATACCAAAGACGGCATGACGGAAAACCAGCTGAGTAAATCCAAGCTTATAGCATCAGTACATGAAACGATTGAACAGTTTGATAACTGCCACTACCTGCCGGTCTATGAGATCATGATGGATGACCTGAGAGATTACCGTTTCTATAAAGATGATATGATCCATCCAAGCGTTCAGGCAGTCCTGTATATTTTTGAAAAATTCGGCAGTGCATGGTTTGCAGAGAATACGAAAACGTTCATCAGGGAAAATTTCAGCATTAATAAAGCCCTGGCTCATACAACAGCCGATGAAAAAGACCCGAAGTACATAGAATTCAGAGAAAAACTGAATCTGAGGATAGAACAGCAGCAGAAAAAAGTAAAATACAAAATATTCCCGTAG
- a CDS encoding polyprenyl synthetase family protein has product MEFLDRYQQIVAEAIARYTFKDKPAELYEPMNYIISHGGKRLRPIMVLMACDLFGGDLKQAIKPALAIEFFHNFTLIHDDIMDEAPLRRNKPTIHTLHGINVGILSGDGLMLKAYKFFEDLEPEIFKACIRIFTHTGLLLCEGQQYDINFETQEDVTFDDYIRMITYKTGVLSASSFEIGALIAKADFKDAKAIFNFGKHIGIAFQIMDDYLDVFGDQAQFGKKHAGDIYENKKTVLYLLAKEHATEEERKELDYWYSKKTDNIDKVYGVEKIFRRAKVDEKALRLIEKHNEIGQSYLEKIDIPEEKKKPFSELANYLLRRES; this is encoded by the coding sequence ATGGAATTTTTAGACCGATATCAGCAGATTGTTGCTGAAGCTATTGCCAGATATACCTTTAAAGACAAGCCGGCAGAATTGTATGAGCCCATGAACTACATCATCTCGCACGGGGGCAAACGCCTTCGTCCTATTATGGTTCTCATGGCATGCGATTTATTTGGCGGCGATCTGAAACAGGCAATCAAGCCGGCACTGGCCATTGAGTTTTTCCATAACTTCACCCTGATCCATGATGATATCATGGATGAAGCACCGCTGAGAAGAAACAAGCCTACGATTCATACACTGCACGGGATCAATGTGGGAATCCTTTCCGGAGACGGACTGATGCTGAAAGCCTACAAGTTTTTTGAAGACCTTGAACCGGAGATTTTCAAAGCCTGCATCAGGATATTTACCCATACAGGACTGCTTTTATGCGAAGGCCAGCAGTATGACATCAATTTCGAGACCCAGGAAGATGTCACTTTCGATGACTACATCAGAATGATTACCTATAAGACAGGAGTTTTGAGTGCCTCTTCGTTTGAAATCGGTGCCCTAATTGCCAAAGCAGACTTTAAAGATGCTAAAGCGATCTTCAACTTTGGGAAGCATATCGGTATTGCCTTCCAGATCATGGATGATTACCTGGATGTTTTCGGGGACCAGGCACAGTTCGGTAAAAAACATGCAGGAGATATTTACGAAAATAAGAAAACCGTACTTTACCTCCTGGCAAAAGAACATGCAACAGAGGAAGAACGTAAGGAACTGGATTACTGGTATTCCAAGAAAACCGATAACATCGATAAAGTTTACGGAGTAGAAAAGATTTTCAGGAGGGCAAAAGTGGATGAAAAAGCCCTGCGACTGATTGAAAAGCATAATGAGATAGGGCAGAGCTATCTGGAAAAAATCGATATTCCGGAAGAAAAGAAAAAACCGTTTTCAGAGCTGGCTAACTACCTTCTGAGAAGGGAAAGCTGA
- a CDS encoding inorganic phosphate transporter, producing MEFPILLTVIIALALIFDYINGFHDAANSIATIVSTKVLTPFQAVLWAALWNFAAFFIAAYIIGEFKIGNTIAKTVNENFITLEVIFSGLVAAIAWNLLTWWFGIPSSSSHTLIGGFLGAALMHAFMMDYHDVAAAQPALGLWDTLKQAAHQVTTQSVVKFDKVIPIFLFIFMAPIIGMIISIIITLIIVHLYKRSNPHKADQSFKRLQLASSALFSLGHGLNDAQKVMGIIGAALIYYHVNMLQDPIYLNIPSAERFDYFAEHYLWVPLVSFLAIGLGTMSGGWKIIKTMGTKITKVTSLEGVSAETAGAITLFITDHFGIPVSTTHTITGSIIGVGLTKRISAVRWGITVSLLWAWVLTIPISAIVAGVTYLLVTFLS from the coding sequence ATGGAATTTCCTATTTTACTGACGGTTATTATTGCTTTAGCCCTGATCTTTGATTATATCAACGGTTTCCATGATGCGGCCAATTCAATTGCGACCATAGTTTCTACAAAAGTTTTAACCCCTTTTCAGGCTGTTCTCTGGGCAGCACTCTGGAATTTTGCCGCTTTCTTTATCGCTGCTTACATCATCGGTGAGTTTAAGATCGGTAACACGATTGCTAAAACCGTTAATGAAAACTTCATTACACTTGAAGTGATCTTTTCCGGACTGGTGGCTGCTATTGCCTGGAACCTCCTCACATGGTGGTTCGGGATCCCGTCATCCTCTTCCCACACGCTGATCGGAGGTTTTCTCGGAGCTGCTCTGATGCATGCATTCATGATGGATTATCATGATGTTGCCGCTGCACAGCCTGCCCTTGGACTTTGGGATACGCTGAAACAGGCGGCCCACCAGGTAACGACCCAGAGTGTGGTGAAATTTGATAAAGTAATCCCTATTTTCCTTTTTATATTCATGGCACCGATCATCGGGATGATTATTTCAATCATCATTACGCTGATCATTGTACACCTGTATAAAAGGTCAAACCCGCATAAGGCAGACCAGTCTTTCAAGAGGCTGCAGCTGGCTTCTTCGGCGCTATTCAGTTTGGGACACGGTCTTAATGATGCCCAGAAAGTAATGGGAATCATCGGGGCTGCACTGATCTATTACCATGTGAACATGCTTCAGGACCCAATTTACCTGAACATTCCTTCTGCAGAACGTTTTGATTATTTTGCCGAACATTACCTTTGGGTACCTCTTGTATCTTTCCTTGCCATTGGTCTGGGTACCATGAGCGGAGGTTGGAAGATCATCAAAACCATGGGAACAAAAATTACCAAAGTAACTTCGCTGGAAGGAGTAAGTGCTGAAACAGCCGGGGCGATCACCCTGTTTATTACAGACCATTTCGGTATCCCGGTATCTACTACACATACCATTACAGGATCCATCATTGGGGTAGGACTGACCAAAAGGATTTCTGCCGTAAGATGGGGGATTACCGTAAGCCTGCTATGGGCATGGGTATTAACGATTCCGATTTCCGCTATTGTGGCAGGGGTTACCTATCTGCTGGTTACCTTTTTATCTTAA
- a CDS encoding DUF47 domain-containing protein: MGIGNIFHAFQPKDKIFFVLFEKVTENLVAMSEEFNNGIKDFDLNDDTMLKKMSDYEHKNDELTHEIFVELGKNFITPFDREDIHTLATGLDDIADYIYASTKYIFLYKSPEMKAYSDFSLLIHKACLEIQNAMKNLKGFKNMEQVKEACIKVNSIENIADDLLSNSMVELFETNDAINIIKVSSVLNYLEVVTDKAEDVANTIENIMIKYA; this comes from the coding sequence ATGGGAATTGGTAATATTTTCCACGCTTTTCAGCCTAAAGATAAAATCTTCTTCGTTCTTTTCGAAAAAGTGACAGAAAACCTGGTGGCTATGTCTGAGGAATTCAACAACGGGATCAAGGATTTCGATCTTAATGACGATACCATGCTGAAGAAAATGAGCGACTATGAGCATAAGAATGATGAACTTACACATGAAATCTTCGTAGAGCTGGGTAAAAATTTCATCACTCCTTTCGACAGGGAAGATATCCACACGCTGGCTACCGGATTGGATGATATTGCCGATTATATCTATGCTTCCACAAAATATATTTTCCTGTACAAGTCTCCTGAGATGAAGGCTTACTCAGATTTCTCGCTGCTGATCCACAAAGCCTGTCTTGAGATCCAGAATGCCATGAAGAACCTTAAAGGTTTCAAGAATATGGAGCAGGTAAAGGAAGCATGTATCAAAGTAAATTCCATTGAAAATATTGCGGACGACCTTCTTTCCAATTCTATGGTAGAACTGTTCGAAACCAATGATGCCATCAACATCATCAAAGTTTCATCCGTACTTAATTATCTTGAGGTAGTAACCGACAAAGCGGAAGATGTTGCCAATACTATTGAGAACATCATGATTAAATACGCTTAA
- a CDS encoding DEAD/DEAH box helicase, with protein sequence MNLFTETNLSPDILKAIGEMGYESPTEIQKQTIPFILSDIRDLIALAQTGTGKTAAFSLPILDMIDDTSRKIQLLVLCPTRELCLQITKDIKNYSKYMKDIKTTAVYGGSSIMDQMRSLKDKPQIIVGTPGRVIDLINRKALDFSAIHWLVLDEADEMLSMGFKDELETILSETPETKQTFLFSATMSKEVERISKNYLTKPHRISVGSINEVKKNIKHEYYVAGYRQKKEALKRLIDSNPNQYSIIFCRTRMETQEVADFLMQNGYAADALHGDLSQAQRDTVMKKFRLKNIDILVATDVAARGLDVNSLTHVIHYSLPDDPEVFVHRSGRTGRAGKDGVSISLIKPEESRKLKQIKAVTKIEINEGKIPTGDDIIKAQVGGVFESLFEIHEDFFEFDDSLIPDLSAFTKEELAHKLLQFQLKDLALYYKDRHDLMEQKLSSRDDDRGSRRDRDRGGRDRDRSDRGERRDRGGKPRKQNEDMVRFFFNLGKKDQLKKLDVLDIINKATSNGKSKKRAEIGDIEILDKFSFFEIEKSFKGDLLSNISSMKFRGKDMRAEEAN encoded by the coding sequence ATGAATTTATTTACGGAGACCAATTTAAGTCCTGACATTCTAAAGGCAATTGGCGAAATGGGTTACGAAAGCCCGACAGAAATCCAAAAACAGACTATCCCTTTCATTCTTTCAGATATCCGCGACTTGATCGCACTTGCGCAGACTGGGACAGGCAAAACAGCAGCATTTTCGCTTCCGATTTTGGATATGATTGACGATACGAGTCGCAAAATCCAGCTATTGGTGCTTTGTCCGACACGCGAACTATGTCTTCAGATTACCAAAGACATTAAAAATTACTCCAAGTACATGAAAGACATCAAAACTACAGCAGTTTATGGTGGAAGCAGTATTATGGACCAAATGAGATCCCTAAAGGACAAACCGCAGATTATTGTGGGAACTCCGGGAAGGGTGATCGACCTGATCAACAGAAAAGCACTTGACTTTTCTGCGATTCACTGGCTGGTTTTAGATGAAGCCGACGAAATGCTTTCCATGGGGTTCAAAGACGAACTGGAAACCATCTTAAGCGAAACGCCTGAAACCAAGCAGACTTTCCTGTTCTCTGCCACCATGAGCAAAGAAGTGGAAAGAATTTCAAAAAATTACCTGACAAAGCCGCACAGAATTTCGGTAGGTTCTATTAACGAGGTTAAGAAAAACATCAAACACGAATATTATGTTGCCGGGTACCGTCAGAAAAAAGAAGCTTTAAAGCGTCTTATTGATTCTAACCCGAACCAGTATTCCATTATTTTCTGCAGGACCAGAATGGAAACCCAGGAGGTGGCCGATTTCTTAATGCAGAACGGTTATGCAGCAGACGCGCTTCACGGAGACCTTTCTCAGGCACAGAGAGATACGGTGATGAAGAAATTCAGGCTGAAAAACATCGACATCCTTGTGGCAACGGATGTAGCTGCAAGAGGGCTGGATGTAAACTCTTTAACGCACGTGATCCACTATTCTTTACCGGATGATCCTGAAGTTTTCGTTCACAGAAGCGGAAGAACAGGTAGAGCGGGAAAAGATGGGGTTTCGATCTCCCTGATCAAGCCTGAAGAAAGCAGAAAGCTGAAGCAGATCAAAGCGGTTACCAAAATTGAAATCAACGAAGGGAAAATCCCTACCGGAGATGATATCATTAAAGCTCAGGTAGGAGGTGTTTTCGAAAGCCTTTTTGAGATCCACGAAGATTTCTTTGAGTTCGATGATTCCCTGATTCCTGATTTATCAGCATTCACAAAAGAGGAACTTGCCCATAAATTACTTCAGTTCCAGCTGAAAGATCTTGCCCTGTACTACAAAGACAGACATGATCTGATGGAACAGAAACTGAGCAGCAGAGATGATGACAGAGGTTCAAGAAGAGACCGTGACAGAGGAGGCAGAGACCGTGACAGAAGTGACAGAGGAGAAAGAAGAGACCGCGGAGGAAAGCCGAGAAAACAAAATGAAGACATGGTACGGTTCTTCTTCAATCTGGGTAAAAAAGACCAGTTGAAAAAACTCGACGTTCTGGATATCATCAACAAAGCAACATCTAACGGAAAGAGCAAGAAAAGAGCTGAAATAGGCGATATTGAAATTTTAGATAAATTTTCTTTCTTTGAGATTGAAAAATCGTTCAAAGGAGACCTTTTAAGCAATATTTCTTCTATGAAATTCAGAGGAAAAGATATGAGGGCTGAAGAGGCTAACTAA
- a CDS encoding DUF2461 domain-containing protein, with product MPATLSPDVFSFLKKLTLNNTREWFNDHKDLYTQSRDNLIEFLEDLMMEMSRFDEEQAKTDAKKALFRIYRDTRFSKDKSPYKTNFGASMGMGKGNQKAGYYLHIEPGKSFLAGGIYMPDTAVLKQIRKEISVYSNEFLAILNNPDFKKYFPQLDQESKLVKVPQGFEKDDPMADFLKLKNFIVVYNLKDQELMDKEAVKNLAAIYETMKPLNDFLNTALS from the coding sequence ATGCCCGCAACACTTTCCCCGGATGTTTTCAGCTTCCTGAAAAAACTCACCCTTAACAATACCCGTGAATGGTTTAATGACCATAAAGATCTGTACACACAGTCCAGAGACAACCTCATTGAATTCCTTGAGGACCTGATGATGGAAATGTCCCGTTTCGATGAAGAACAGGCTAAAACAGATGCCAAAAAAGCACTGTTCAGGATTTACCGCGATACCAGGTTTTCCAAAGACAAGTCTCCGTACAAAACCAATTTCGGGGCTTCCATGGGAATGGGTAAAGGAAACCAGAAAGCCGGCTATTACCTTCATATAGAACCCGGAAAATCTTTTCTTGCCGGCGGCATCTACATGCCTGATACTGCTGTCCTCAAACAGATCCGCAAAGAAATATCTGTATACAGTAATGAGTTCCTCGCTATCCTGAATAATCCGGATTTCAAAAAATATTTCCCGCAGCTCGACCAGGAAAGTAAACTGGTGAAGGTTCCGCAGGGTTTTGAGAAAGATGACCCTATGGCGGATTTCCTGAAACTAAAAAACTTTATCGTGGTGTATAATCTGAAAGACCAGGAGCTTATGGACAAAGAAGCGGTGAAGAACCTGGCTGCCATCTATGAAACCATGAAGCCTTTGAATGATTTCCTGAATACTGCTTTATCCTGA
- a CDS encoding FkbM family methyltransferase, producing the protein MSLYQRIAEKLQYISPAFYKKRFFKNISHLSRNNFSARNVEPELVWIKEYLPADAVIFDIGANVGTFLYQLENKLQHQNIFGFEPNKILYERLRRLFPQMRIFPLALSDENTTATFKVPVINGQKVASRGTLNTSYKEKGEEKSFTEQVTVVQLDNWAAQQDLQRLDFIKIDVEGNEMKTLTGAKNTITRFFPTLMVEMEQRHHDTPVWNEIALIENWGYEARYLDRETFTLKKLTQAILQENSDDEKNKKEYINNIIFIPKSH; encoded by the coding sequence ATGTCCCTATACCAAAGAATTGCGGAAAAACTCCAGTATATAAGCCCTGCTTTTTATAAAAAAAGGTTCTTTAAAAACATCTCACATCTCAGCCGGAATAATTTTTCAGCGCGTAATGTGGAACCTGAACTGGTGTGGATCAAGGAATACCTTCCCGCAGATGCCGTTATTTTTGACATCGGGGCCAATGTAGGCACTTTTCTGTATCAGCTGGAAAACAAGCTCCAGCATCAGAATATTTTCGGATTTGAGCCTAATAAAATCCTGTACGAAAGACTCAGGAGGCTGTTTCCTCAGATGAGGATTTTTCCGCTGGCGCTTTCTGATGAGAATACCACTGCTACTTTTAAGGTTCCGGTCATCAACGGACAGAAAGTTGCCTCCCGCGGAACCCTGAATACCTCCTACAAAGAAAAAGGAGAAGAAAAAAGCTTTACCGAGCAGGTCACGGTAGTACAACTGGATAACTGGGCAGCTCAACAGGATCTACAGCGCCTGGATTTTATCAAAATCGATGTGGAAGGAAATGAAATGAAAACCTTAACGGGGGCCAAAAACACGATTACCCGCTTCTTTCCCACTCTCATGGTAGAAATGGAACAGAGGCATCATGACACCCCGGTATGGAATGAAATTGCCCTGATTGAAAACTGGGGATATGAAGCCCGCTACCTGGACCGTGAGACATTTACCTTAAAAAAGCTTACCCAAGCCATTTTGCAGGAGAATTCTGATGACGAAAAAAACAAAAAGGAATACATCAATAATATTATTTTTATCCCTAAAAGCCATTAA
- a CDS encoding lipopolysaccharide biosynthesis protein — MSVVARQGFKYSIIGYIGFLLGTASIFIFMNNLTFYGTLRYIMPAAEMLVPFVVFGISYANVKFFPQADKDGKRQNMLSLSLAAVFINFIIFLIVFFLIPYFFPGFKHTKAWNSRGIILPLTLLLSFCAIFNKYISNYKRIVVSNIFDNLFPKIANLGSFLIFMYLASKYAESSTVPENTALMFFFGMFVLMFAGYAFYTNKLEKIRFDFSTDYFKKDDFYKEFAAYSFFGFLGTFGNYLAINNFMIGEFLGMEENGIYSTLYALISLISIPQLGLFNISAPIISKNLIDGDMEGLDRFHKKTSLTLYFLGAVLFSCIMVGFPYLTHFMPKNGVLLREYEPVIWIWGSAVLVDLATGFNGNIISLSKYYKFNIVVMLLLAGLTIALNLYFLKHTDLKLIGIALSTAISLTTYNVIKIVFNYFMFKVSPLSIEMIFVSIICTLAITVAIILPEVNNNFINLVYKPLVVLILIFIGNHFTKVFPIEDYVNAKFIRSLLKFK, encoded by the coding sequence ATGAGTGTAGTAGCAAGACAAGGGTTTAAATATTCTATTATTGGTTATATCGGTTTCCTTTTAGGTACCGCTTCCATTTTTATTTTCATGAACAACCTGACGTTCTATGGTACGCTCAGGTATATCATGCCTGCTGCTGAAATGCTTGTCCCATTTGTTGTTTTTGGAATTTCTTACGCCAATGTTAAATTTTTCCCACAAGCAGATAAGGACGGCAAACGACAAAACATGCTATCGCTTTCCCTGGCTGCAGTTTTCATCAATTTCATCATTTTTCTGATTGTCTTTTTTCTTATACCCTATTTTTTTCCCGGATTCAAACATACCAAAGCCTGGAACAGCAGGGGAATCATCCTTCCGCTCACATTGCTGCTATCATTCTGTGCTATCTTCAATAAGTATATTTCAAACTATAAAAGAATTGTTGTCTCCAATATTTTCGATAATCTTTTTCCGAAAATAGCCAATCTGGGATCTTTTCTGATTTTCATGTACCTGGCTTCAAAGTATGCCGAAAGTTCAACTGTACCGGAAAACACTGCATTGATGTTCTTTTTTGGAATGTTTGTACTGATGTTTGCCGGGTATGCTTTTTACACCAACAAACTTGAAAAAATCAGGTTCGACTTCAGCACAGATTATTTTAAAAAGGATGATTTCTACAAAGAGTTTGCGGCCTATAGTTTCTTTGGATTTTTAGGAACTTTTGGAAATTATCTTGCCATCAACAACTTCATGATCGGTGAATTTTTAGGCATGGAGGAAAACGGTATTTATTCGACGCTGTATGCACTGATTTCACTGATATCGATCCCACAGCTCGGGCTGTTCAATATTTCTGCGCCCATCATCAGCAAAAACCTGATTGACGGTGATATGGAAGGCCTGGACCGGTTCCATAAGAAAACTTCTCTGACACTTTATTTTTTAGGCGCCGTTTTATTTTCCTGTATTATGGTAGGTTTCCCTTACCTTACTCATTTTATGCCTAAAAACGGCGTGCTATTAAGGGAATACGAGCCGGTAATCTGGATCTGGGGATCTGCGGTGCTGGTTGACCTCGCCACGGGGTTCAACGGGAATATTATTTCGCTTTCCAAATACTACAAGTTCAATATTGTCGTGATGCTCCTCCTGGCCGGATTAACCATTGCCCTGAATCTCTATTTCCTGAAGCACACGGACCTGAAACTGATCGGTATTGCATTATCTACGGCGATTTCCCTGACGACGTATAATGTCATAAAAATTGTTTTCAATTACTTTATGTTCAAGGTTTCACCTTTATCTATTGAGATGATCTTCGTTTCGATCATTTGTACTCTGGCGATCACAGTTGCCATTATTTTACCGGAAGTCAACAATAATTTCATTAACCTTGTTTATAAACCTCTGGTCGTTTTAATCCTGATCTTTATCGGAAATCATTTTACGAAAGTATTCCCGATAGAGGATTATGTCAATGCAAAATTCATCAGAAGCCTCCTTAAGTTCAAGTAG
- a CDS encoding glycosyltransferase encodes MRFLIIIPAHNEEHHLGFTLKALQQQSRRDFKVVVVNDGSTDRTSDIVSQYTDTDSRFVTLNLEKSGHQPGSKVVRAFKKGLETQNTDDYDIICKFDADIILPDHYLETVAGAFERHPDYGLVGGLLYVEKEDNWVYEGNSSRHHVRGPVKAYRKECYTAIGGLRETLGWDNIDSIILEHQGWKEVVLPELHVKLIKTKGADYTIRPAEYYGKYFYFLGLNRTFAYIASLKEAFKSRSPVFFIQIVRAYESCRSRKEALKISPDEQKVINSHRWKTLKKKWLKS; translated from the coding sequence GTGAGGTTCTTAATCATTATTCCGGCACATAACGAAGAGCATCATCTTGGCTTTACCTTGAAGGCATTGCAGCAGCAAAGCCGGAGGGATTTTAAAGTGGTGGTGGTGAATGACGGATCCACAGACCGTACTTCTGATATTGTCAGCCAATATACCGATACCGACAGCCGTTTTGTAACGCTTAACCTTGAAAAATCCGGTCACCAGCCCGGCTCCAAAGTCGTCAGGGCATTTAAAAAAGGGCTGGAAACCCAAAATACGGATGACTATGACATCATCTGTAAATTTGATGCAGACATTATTCTTCCGGATCATTACCTTGAAACGGTTGCCGGAGCCTTTGAAAGGCATCCTGATTACGGACTTGTTGGTGGATTGCTGTATGTTGAAAAAGAGGACAATTGGGTTTACGAGGGCAATTCCAGCAGGCATCATGTAAGAGGTCCTGTAAAAGCTTACCGTAAAGAATGTTATACGGCAATAGGAGGATTGAGAGAGACACTCGGATGGGACAACATCGATTCCATTATCCTTGAGCATCAGGGCTGGAAAGAAGTGGTGCTGCCCGAACTGCATGTAAAGCTGATCAAAACCAAAGGAGCCGATTACACCATACGGCCTGCTGAGTATTACGGGAAATATTTTTACTTTTTAGGACTGAACAGAACTTTTGCCTACATTGCTTCGCTCAAAGAAGCATTCAAAAGCAGGTCGCCTGTATTTTTTATACAGATTGTCAGGGCTTATGAAAGCTGCCGCTCACGGAAGGAAGCGCTGAAAATATCGCCTGACGAGCAGAAAGTCATCAATAGCCATCGCTGGAAGACCCTGAAGAAAAAATGGCTGAAAAGCTAA